One stretch of Corynebacterium imitans DNA includes these proteins:
- the nth gene encoding endonuclease III — protein MSHTPAPEPRTPLPTPQRRRRPGTHPAAKGTETPLGRKRRARRINRTLALTFPDARAELDFSNPLELLVATVLSAQTTDVRVNQVTPALFAAYPTAADYATADVVEVEELIRPTGFYRAKAANLVNLGKKLVTDFGGEVPEALEDLVSLPGVGRKTAHVVRGNAFGKPGLTVDTHFQRLVGRLKLSEQQNPVKIEREIAELIEAKEWTMFSHRLIFHGRRICHARTPACGACPIAFDCPSFGAGPTDPGEAEARVTGLEREHILALVHGEEA, from the coding sequence ATGTCACACACCCCTGCACCTGAGCCTCGCACGCCCCTGCCCACCCCGCAGCGGCGGCGTCGGCCGGGCACACACCCGGCGGCGAAGGGGACAGAAACGCCGCTGGGGCGGAAGCGCCGCGCGCGCCGGATCAACCGCACCCTCGCGCTGACGTTCCCGGACGCCCGCGCGGAGCTGGATTTTTCCAACCCGCTGGAGCTGCTCGTGGCGACGGTGCTCTCCGCGCAGACCACCGACGTGCGCGTCAACCAGGTCACCCCGGCGCTGTTTGCGGCCTACCCGACCGCCGCGGACTACGCCACGGCCGACGTGGTCGAGGTGGAGGAACTCATCCGCCCGACCGGCTTCTACCGTGCAAAAGCGGCCAACCTGGTCAACCTGGGAAAGAAGCTGGTCACCGACTTCGGCGGTGAGGTGCCAGAGGCGCTCGAGGATTTGGTCAGCCTGCCCGGAGTGGGGCGCAAGACCGCGCACGTGGTGCGCGGCAACGCCTTTGGCAAGCCGGGGCTGACCGTGGATACGCACTTCCAGCGGTTGGTTGGTCGGCTGAAGCTCAGCGAGCAGCAGAACCCGGTCAAGATCGAACGGGAGATCGCCGAGCTGATCGAAGCCAAGGAATGGACCATGTTTTCGCACCGGCTGATCTTCCACGGCCGGCGCATCTGCCACGCGCGCACGCCCGCGTGCGGGGCGTGCCCCATTGCCTTCGACTGCCCCTCCTTCGGCGCGGGTCCGACCGACCCGGGGGAGGCCGAGGCGCGCGTGACCGGCCTGGAGCGTGAGCACATCCTTGCGCTTGTGCACGGGGAGGAGGCGTAA
- a CDS encoding TlpA family protein disulfide reductase codes for MKKTVWASVIGAIVVACALVAGALFLLRPAETGEVDGGEDVASRSEEAPVAERPDCVAGGVGGVELPCLGGAEVPGEHKPVTVVNVWAWWCEPCRAELPVLERYADNHPDYDVVGVHADANAANGAAFLNDIGVELSSYQDDSNAFAGTLGLPGVVPITVVFRDGQKIGALAKAFETEEELARAVEEVLAGNA; via the coding sequence TTGAAGAAGACGGTGTGGGCCAGCGTGATCGGCGCGATTGTGGTGGCGTGCGCGCTTGTCGCCGGTGCCCTGTTCCTGCTGCGCCCGGCGGAGACGGGGGAGGTGGACGGCGGGGAGGACGTGGCGTCGAGAAGCGAAGAAGCGCCCGTTGCCGAGCGACCCGATTGCGTGGCGGGCGGCGTGGGCGGGGTGGAGCTGCCTTGCCTCGGCGGCGCGGAGGTGCCCGGCGAGCACAAGCCCGTGACTGTGGTCAACGTGTGGGCCTGGTGGTGCGAGCCGTGCCGGGCGGAACTACCCGTGCTGGAGCGCTACGCGGACAACCACCCCGACTACGACGTGGTGGGCGTGCACGCGGATGCGAACGCGGCCAATGGCGCGGCCTTCCTCAACGATATCGGCGTGGAGCTGTCCAGCTACCAGGACGATTCGAACGCGTTCGCCGGCACGCTTGGCCTGCCCGGGGTCGTGCCGATCACGGTGGTTTTCCGCGACGGGCAGAAAATCGGGGCGCTGGCGAAGGCCTTCGAGACGGAAGAGGAGCTAGCGCGCGCCGTCGAGGAGGTGCTCGCGGGCAATGCTTAA
- a CDS encoding NUDIX hydrolase — translation MLNDVALQPEHAPQWLTPLVEKLQHDTHRSRARRLLGERVPQGAPEGDDEAAVLILFTGDADAATVPDDAHVLITHRTPRMRSHSGQMAFPGGHIDAGDRGPVDAALREAWEETGLDRSRVVPLATLSTVTTGGSGRRVRPVVAYAARPGETYVASPFETDDVFFMAVHDLVDPVNRLQVGRGRYAGPAFRTGCYVVWGFTAALLSVLLEQAGWARAWDRTVHDLDAVLARSCNGEPRYAR, via the coding sequence ATGCTTAACGACGTCGCGCTCCAGCCCGAGCACGCACCACAGTGGCTCACACCGCTGGTGGAAAAACTCCAGCACGACACACACCGCTCGCGGGCCCGCCGCCTGCTGGGCGAGCGCGTGCCGCAGGGGGCGCCGGAGGGGGACGACGAAGCCGCAGTGCTCATCCTTTTTACCGGTGATGCGGACGCAGCCACCGTGCCGGATGACGCGCACGTGCTGATCACGCACCGCACACCAAGGATGCGCAGCCACTCCGGTCAGATGGCCTTCCCCGGCGGGCACATCGACGCCGGAGATCGCGGGCCGGTAGACGCCGCGCTGCGCGAGGCCTGGGAGGAAACCGGCCTGGACCGCAGCCGTGTGGTGCCCCTGGCCACGCTGTCCACGGTGACCACCGGCGGAAGCGGGCGGCGCGTCCGCCCCGTCGTTGCGTACGCCGCGCGCCCCGGCGAGACGTACGTGGCGAGCCCCTTTGAAACCGACGACGTGTTCTTCATGGCGGTGCACGACCTTGTCGACCCAGTCAACCGCCTGCAGGTGGGCCGCGGCCGCTACGCCGGGCCCGCGTTCCGCACCGGCTGCTACGTGGTGTGGGGCTTTACCGCGGCGCTGCTCTCCGTGCTGCTGGAGCAGGCGGGCTGGGCGCGTGCCTGGGATCGCACGGTCCACGACCTGGATGCGGTGCTTGCGCGTTCCTGTAATGGTGAGCCGCGGTATGCGCGCTAG
- a CDS encoding MarP family serine protease → MTGHAIVDVVAVVLILAAVISGWRQGLIAAIFTALGSVAGLVAGYFAALLAVNYVDGQGMRTIVFLSVVVVFVGLGNLAGSYAGDTLRPSARWLPARVLDSVAGAALQAIATALALWIVTVPLISGLPEQPSEALRQSRVLSLIDATIPESFVQLPAKMSSLLHETGMPPLVSPFRTDAANEVDAPNPDAVTPELVEASRPSVVHVVGDSQTCHHRLMGSGFVIAEDYVLTNAHVVAGTQSVSLDTVVGVKPADVVFYDPEVDIAVLHATSLGLPELQWAERELRHGSDAVVMGFPDSGPFAATAARVRNKLEISGPDIYTTGRIERSAYTIRGDVRQGNSGGPLLDTEGQVAGMIFGTATDVDETGYALTGAQVRERVGEVEKLATPVDTRSCVVG, encoded by the coding sequence GTGACAGGACACGCGATCGTCGACGTGGTGGCTGTGGTACTCATCCTCGCCGCGGTGATCAGCGGCTGGCGGCAGGGCCTGATCGCGGCGATCTTTACGGCGCTCGGCAGCGTGGCTGGGCTCGTCGCGGGCTACTTCGCCGCGCTGCTGGCGGTCAACTACGTCGACGGCCAGGGCATGCGGACCATCGTGTTTTTGTCAGTGGTCGTGGTGTTTGTGGGCCTGGGCAACCTCGCGGGCTCCTACGCCGGTGACACGCTGCGCCCGTCAGCGCGCTGGCTGCCCGCGCGGGTGCTGGATTCGGTCGCGGGCGCCGCGCTGCAGGCGATCGCGACGGCGCTCGCCCTGTGGATCGTTACGGTCCCCCTGATCAGCGGCCTGCCCGAGCAGCCGAGTGAAGCACTGCGCCAGTCGCGCGTGCTTTCGCTTATCGACGCCACCATCCCCGAATCTTTCGTCCAACTCCCCGCAAAAATGTCCTCCCTGCTGCACGAGACGGGCATGCCACCGCTGGTCTCCCCGTTCCGGACAGACGCGGCGAACGAGGTCGACGCCCCGAACCCGGACGCGGTCACCCCGGAGCTGGTCGAAGCCAGTCGCCCGAGCGTGGTGCACGTGGTGGGCGACTCGCAGACCTGCCACCATCGGCTCATGGGCAGCGGCTTCGTTATCGCCGAAGACTACGTACTGACCAACGCGCACGTGGTGGCGGGCACACAGTCGGTGTCGCTGGACACCGTCGTTGGGGTCAAACCCGCAGACGTGGTGTTCTACGACCCTGAGGTTGACATCGCCGTCCTCCACGCCACTTCGCTGGGGCTTCCCGAACTGCAGTGGGCCGAGCGCGAGCTGCGCCACGGCAGCGACGCAGTGGTGATGGGCTTCCCGGACTCCGGCCCCTTCGCCGCCACCGCCGCTCGTGTACGCAACAAGCTGGAGATCAGCGGGCCCGACATCTACACCACCGGCCGCATCGAGCGGAGCGCTTACACCATCCGCGGCGACGTCCGCCAAGGCAACTCCGGTGGGCCGCTTCTGGACACGGAAGGCCAGGTCGCCGGCATGATCTTCGGCACCGCGACCGACGTCGATGAGACCGGCTACGCCCTGACCGGCGCGCAGGTCCGCGAGCGGGTCGGTGAGGTGGAGAAACTGGCGACGCCCGTGGACACCCGCTCCTGCGTGGTGGGGTAA
- a CDS encoding alpha/beta fold hydrolase, with protein sequence MLHTRGVRLHAAVAGEPTNPLILLLHGAYGGWFDFRHAIAPLASLGYHVAALDQRGFGLSDKPAPRSGDTLHLLRGDLKGAIATLGHTEATIIAADTGVVIASALAEAAPQLVRGILTLPAEPPLPLLLRHAPARVLQRLPRGHDVLDRAWRSSFARALAATDQTTADAEEALALRLRARRIDNALPHIMATHRLRGRGGDAHAESLDLGPLEHVVAPQAFVAAVGQRLDA encoded by the coding sequence ATGCTGCACACCCGCGGCGTGCGCCTGCACGCCGCGGTCGCGGGCGAACCTACCAACCCGCTGATCCTGCTCCTCCACGGAGCCTACGGCGGCTGGTTCGACTTCCGCCACGCTATCGCCCCGCTCGCCAGCCTGGGCTACCACGTAGCCGCACTGGACCAGCGGGGCTTTGGCCTGTCCGACAAGCCCGCCCCGCGCAGCGGCGACACGCTCCACCTGCTCCGCGGCGACCTCAAAGGCGCGATCGCCACACTCGGCCACACCGAGGCCACGATCATTGCCGCAGACACCGGCGTGGTCATCGCCTCCGCACTCGCGGAAGCCGCCCCGCAGCTCGTCCGCGGCATCCTCACGTTGCCCGCCGAGCCCCCGCTACCGTTGCTGCTGCGCCACGCGCCCGCCCGTGTACTGCAGCGGCTACCGCGAGGCCACGACGTGCTCGACCGTGCGTGGCGAAGCAGTTTCGCACGCGCTCTAGCCGCGACAGATCAAACCACCGCAGACGCAGAAGAGGCGCTCGCGCTGCGGCTGCGTGCACGCCGCATCGACAACGCGCTACCCCACATCATGGCCACGCACCGCCTCCGCGGGCGCGGCGGGGACGCCCACGCCGAGTCCCTCGATCTCGGACCGCTGGAGCACGTAGTTGCCCCGCAGGCGTTCGTGGCCGCCGTCGGCCAGCGCCTGGACGCCTAG